In Sphingomonas psychrotolerans, the following proteins share a genomic window:
- a CDS encoding GNAT family N-acetyltransferase: MTQIRPATPADVPLILRLVRELAEFEREPDAVEATEEMLEAALFGPRVTAEAVIAELDGAPAGFALFFQNFSTWTGRPGIYLEDLYVTPAARGAGVGTALLRHLAGIALARGCGRFEWAVLDWNEPAINFYRAMGAVGMDEWRVQRVAGDALVKLAGGG, translated from the coding sequence ATGACTCAAATCCGCCCCGCCACGCCCGCCGACGTGCCGCTGATCTTGCGCCTCGTGCGCGAACTTGCCGAGTTCGAACGCGAGCCCGATGCCGTCGAGGCGACCGAGGAGATGCTGGAGGCGGCGCTGTTCGGCCCGCGCGTGACGGCGGAGGCGGTGATCGCCGAGCTGGACGGCGCCCCGGCCGGCTTTGCGCTGTTCTTCCAGAACTTCTCGACCTGGACCGGCCGGCCGGGAATCTATCTCGAGGATCTCTACGTCACGCCGGCAGCGCGCGGGGCGGGGGTCGGCACCGCGTTGCTGCGGCACCTCGCCGGCATCGCGCTGGCACGCGGCTGCGGTCGATTCGAATGGGCAGTGCTCGACTGGAACGAGCCCGCGATCAATTTCTACCGCGCGATGGGCGCAGTGGGCATGGACGAATGGCGCGTCCAGCGTGTCGCGGGCGACGCGCTGGTCAAGCTGGCGGGGGGCGGCTGA
- a CDS encoding DMT family transporter yields MRGPNTVALGVASAGIALYAIMDAVMKAVSIEIGAYNTLVWRIGVAVLLTGAVYACTRPTLPNRGTMKVHFGRSILVAVMAIAFFWGIVRVPLAEAIALSFIAPLIALGLAALFLKESINSQSIWGSLLGLAGVAVVVAGRVGGTHSHETVLGMAAVLFSAVVYAMNLVVARHQAQMARPLEIAFFQNLFVLGLLALAAPWWLAVPAAAHWPGIVIAALLAVVSLLLLSWAYARAEAQVLLPVEYTAFIWASLMGWWMFDEKLTLATVAGTVLIVAGCLLAARKKGGHGAAPEAEAAFP; encoded by the coding sequence ATGCGGGGTCCCAACACTGTTGCACTAGGCGTCGCGTCGGCGGGAATCGCACTCTATGCGATCATGGACGCAGTGATGAAGGCTGTGTCGATCGAGATCGGCGCGTACAACACTCTGGTCTGGCGGATCGGCGTCGCGGTACTGCTGACCGGCGCGGTCTATGCCTGCACCCGGCCCACCTTGCCGAATCGGGGCACGATGAAAGTGCATTTCGGCCGCAGCATCCTCGTCGCGGTGATGGCGATCGCCTTTTTCTGGGGGATCGTCCGCGTGCCGCTGGCGGAGGCGATCGCGCTGTCGTTCATCGCCCCGCTGATCGCACTCGGCCTCGCTGCACTGTTCCTCAAGGAAAGCATCAATTCGCAATCCATATGGGGCTCATTGCTCGGGCTGGCGGGAGTCGCGGTGGTGGTCGCCGGGCGGGTCGGCGGGACGCACAGCCATGAGACCGTGCTCGGCATGGCTGCGGTGTTGTTCTCGGCAGTGGTCTACGCGATGAACCTCGTCGTCGCGCGGCATCAGGCGCAGATGGCCAGGCCGCTGGAGATTGCGTTTTTCCAGAATTTATTCGTGCTCGGGCTGCTGGCGCTCGCGGCGCCGTGGTGGCTGGCGGTGCCGGCGGCGGCGCATTGGCCGGGAATCGTCATTGCGGCTTTGCTGGCGGTCGTGTCGCTGCTTCTGCTTTCCTGGGCCTATGCCCGTGCCGAAGCGCAGGTGTTGCTCCCGGTCGAATATACCGCCTTCATCTGGGCGTCGCTGATGGGCTGGTGGATGTTCGACGAGAAGCTGACGCTCGCTACCGTGGCGGGCACCGTGTTGATCGTGGCGGGCTGCCTGCTCGCCGCGCGCAAGAAAGGCGGCCACGGCGCCGCACCCGAAGCAGAGGCAGCGTTCCCATGA
- a CDS encoding acyltransferase family protein, whose amino-acid sequence MTAPRANIGTQQSQRHYGMDWLRIAAFALLIVYHVAMVFAPWAWVIKTSHSYPQLIAPMALLTPWRLPLLFAVSGYASRKLFDRSGGAPAFARSRALRLLVPLAFGMAAVVPVEMWVRVMETGYPHGYLRFWAIDYWRAGSFYEREFPSWEHLWFVAYLAAYSLLLAAALAWRGPKVLRALARLADWLTHRWRLLWVPAVVLVTLRLGLLFVAPERQGLVSDWGGHSQYVPLFLFGFALAGAPQLWLAVARIWKAALAAAAIAGAVIVAIEIAYPGTAVPSHELMALDRAARAVMAWGMIPALFHVAETWWNRDHEWRKPLAEAVFPFYIIHHPAIVVIAWYSLPLDLNPFAEFALLLGGTTAICFTVYAIGRRIGWLRPLIGLRPLARGSRSAREASISGVP is encoded by the coding sequence TTGACAGCGCCCCGCGCGAATATCGGTACCCAGCAGAGCCAACGCCATTACGGCATGGACTGGTTGCGCATCGCCGCGTTCGCGCTGCTGATCGTCTATCACGTCGCGATGGTGTTCGCGCCCTGGGCGTGGGTGATCAAGACCAGCCACAGCTATCCCCAACTGATCGCGCCGATGGCGCTGCTGACACCATGGCGGCTCCCCTTGCTGTTCGCGGTTTCGGGCTATGCCTCACGCAAATTGTTCGATCGATCGGGCGGCGCGCCGGCCTTCGCCCGCTCGCGCGCGCTCCGGCTGCTGGTGCCGCTCGCCTTCGGCATGGCGGCGGTCGTGCCGGTCGAGATGTGGGTGCGAGTGATGGAGACCGGCTACCCACATGGCTATCTCCGCTTCTGGGCGATCGACTATTGGCGCGCCGGCAGCTTCTACGAGCGCGAATTCCCGAGCTGGGAACATCTCTGGTTCGTCGCCTATCTCGCCGCCTACAGCCTGCTTCTGGCCGCGGCGCTGGCATGGCGCGGCCCGAAGGTGTTGCGTGCACTCGCGCGCCTCGCCGACTGGCTGACGCACCGGTGGCGATTGCTTTGGGTGCCGGCCGTCGTGCTCGTCACGCTCAGGCTCGGCCTGTTGTTCGTCGCGCCGGAACGCCAGGGGCTGGTGTCGGACTGGGGCGGCCACAGCCAATATGTGCCGCTTTTCCTGTTCGGCTTCGCGCTAGCCGGCGCGCCGCAGCTCTGGCTGGCGGTCGCCCGCATCTGGAAGGCCGCGCTCGCGGCAGCAGCAATCGCGGGAGCCGTGATCGTGGCGATCGAGATCGCCTATCCGGGCACTGCCGTGCCTTCACATGAGCTGATGGCACTCGACCGTGCGGCGCGTGCGGTGATGGCGTGGGGCATGATCCCGGCCTTGTTTCACGTCGCCGAGACCTGGTGGAACCGCGATCACGAATGGCGCAAGCCGCTCGCCGAGGCCGTGTTCCCTTTCTATATCATCCACCATCCCGCAATCGTGGTGATCGCATGGTACAGCCTGCCGCTGGACCTCAACCCGTTCGCCGAGTTCGCGCTTCTGCTCGGCGGCACCACTGCGATCTGCTTCACGGTCTATGCGATCGGGCGTCGGATCGGCTGGCTGCGGCCGCTGATCGGGCTGCGGCCGCTGGCGCGCGGTTCGCGATCTGCTAGGGAGGCGTCGATTTCCGGAGTGCCGTGA
- a CDS encoding retropepsin-like aspartic protease family protein encodes MRWAFLSVVAIGVVIGVMAPVKRAPAPAPVVALAEAAPADVPVETVIKSDNRGHFFAFAQVEGETVKFLVDTGADMVALTLDDARRAKVKFDPERFDVVARGASGDVYGQRVVIDDIVLDGKRVRDVHAAVVEDLDVSLLGQSYLRKLRSVHLAGDEMRLR; translated from the coding sequence ATGCGGTGGGCATTCCTCTCGGTCGTGGCGATCGGCGTCGTCATCGGTGTGATGGCGCCGGTCAAGCGGGCGCCTGCACCGGCCCCGGTCGTTGCCCTTGCTGAGGCTGCGCCCGCCGACGTGCCGGTCGAGACCGTGATCAAGTCCGATAACCGCGGTCATTTCTTCGCCTTCGCCCAGGTGGAGGGAGAAACGGTGAAGTTCCTCGTCGATACCGGCGCCGACATGGTCGCGCTCACGCTCGATGATGCTCGGCGTGCCAAGGTCAAGTTCGATCCCGAACGGTTCGATGTCGTCGCGCGCGGCGCCTCGGGCGATGTCTACGGCCAGCGCGTGGTGATCGACGACATCGTCCTCGACGGCAAACGCGTGCGCGACGTCCATGCCGCGGTGGTCGAGGACCTCGACGTGTCGCTGCTTGGCCAATCCTATCTGCGCAAGCTGCGTTCGGTCCATCTGGCCGGCGACGAGATGCGGCTGCGCTAG
- a CDS encoding DMT family transporter, which translates to MAWLLLILGGCFEVGFTTCLRYADGFRNIPWTLGFLVTATLSMVLLEMASRSIPMGTAYAVWTGIGAVGAVVVGMLWFGEPVTVLRSLLILGVVACIAGLKLTAH; encoded by the coding sequence ATGGCGTGGCTGCTGCTCATCCTCGGCGGCTGCTTCGAGGTCGGCTTCACCACGTGCCTCCGCTACGCCGACGGCTTTCGCAACATCCCCTGGACTCTCGGCTTTCTCGTCACCGCGACGCTGTCGATGGTGTTGCTCGAAATGGCGTCGCGCAGCATTCCGATGGGGACTGCTTATGCGGTGTGGACCGGGATCGGCGCGGTCGGCGCGGTGGTCGTGGGCATGTTGTGGTTCGGCGAGCCGGTCACGGTGCTGCGCTCGCTGCTGATCCTCGGCGTGGTCGCCTGCATCGCCGGCCTCAAGCTGACGGCGCACTGA
- a CDS encoding TfoX/Sxy family protein gives MAVDEGLVAWVTEALEPLGSVTMRRMMGGATLYLGGAPFAIVTSDGMLRFKADAESDALWDAAGCERFSYEFANGRIGTMNYRRAPEDVYDDADAMREWAALGIAAGQRAPKKKPKKR, from the coding sequence ATGGCGGTCGACGAAGGGCTCGTCGCGTGGGTGACCGAGGCGCTCGAACCCCTCGGCAGCGTGACGATGCGCCGGATGATGGGCGGCGCGACGCTCTATCTCGGCGGCGCGCCGTTCGCGATCGTCACTTCGGACGGCATGCTGCGATTCAAGGCCGATGCCGAGAGCGACGCATTGTGGGACGCCGCAGGCTGCGAGCGCTTCAGCTACGAATTCGCCAACGGCCGGATCGGCACCATGAACTATCGCCGCGCGCCGGAGGACGTGTACGACGACGCCGACGCGATGCGCGAATGGGCCGCGCTGGGGATCGCCGCCGGACAGCGCGCGCCGAAGAAGAAGCCGAAGAAGCGCTAG
- the ispG gene encoding flavodoxin-dependent (E)-4-hydroxy-3-methylbut-2-enyl-diphosphate synthase, with protein sequence MSLRPWRDIVRRQSRQIMVGNVPVGGDAPVTVQTMTNTATSDPRATIDQIRRCEDAGVDIIRVSCPDVESTAALKQIVRAARVPIVADIHFHYKRALEAADAGAACLRINPGNIGSADRVNEVVNAAKANGCAIRIGVNGGSLEKDLLEKYGEPCPEALVESALDHIKLLQDRDFHEFKVAVKASDLFLAVAAYQQLADQVDCPLHLGITEAGGFVGGTVKSSIGIGSLLWYGIGDTIRVSLSAEPEEEVRVGFEILKALGIRNRGVRVVSCPSCARQGFDVIRTVQALEERLQHIRTPMSLSVLGCVVNGPGEARETDIGITGGGNGKHMVYLSGVTDHHVQDAGMIEHIVRLVEAKAAEIEAAESAAAQAAA encoded by the coding sequence ATGTCCCTCCGCCCGTGGCGCGACATCGTGCGTCGACAAAGCCGCCAGATCATGGTGGGCAACGTCCCCGTCGGCGGCGACGCGCCGGTGACGGTGCAGACGATGACCAACACCGCGACTTCGGATCCGCGCGCGACGATCGATCAGATCCGCCGGTGCGAGGACGCCGGCGTCGACATCATCCGGGTGAGCTGCCCCGATGTCGAAAGCACGGCGGCACTCAAGCAGATCGTCCGCGCTGCCCGGGTGCCAATCGTCGCCGATATCCATTTCCACTATAAGCGCGCGCTCGAGGCTGCCGATGCGGGCGCCGCGTGCCTGCGCATCAATCCGGGCAATATCGGTTCGGCCGACCGGGTGAACGAAGTGGTCAACGCCGCCAAGGCAAATGGCTGCGCTATCCGGATCGGCGTCAATGGGGGCAGCCTCGAAAAGGACCTGCTCGAGAAATATGGCGAGCCCTGCCCGGAGGCATTGGTCGAGTCGGCGCTCGATCACATCAAGCTGCTTCAGGATCGCGACTTCCACGAATTCAAGGTCGCGGTGAAGGCGAGCGACCTGTTCCTCGCGGTCGCCGCCTATCAGCAGCTCGCCGACCAGGTCGATTGCCCGTTGCATCTCGGCATCACCGAAGCAGGCGGATTCGTCGGCGGGACGGTCAAGTCCTCGATCGGGATCGGCTCGTTGCTCTGGTACGGGATCGGCGACACGATCCGCGTCTCGCTGTCGGCCGAGCCGGAGGAGGAAGTCCGCGTCGGCTTCGAGATCCTCAAGGCGCTCGGCATCCGCAACCGCGGGGTCCGGGTCGTCTCGTGCCCCAGCTGTGCACGGCAGGGCTTCGACGTGATCCGCACCGTTCAGGCATTGGAAGAGCGGCTCCAGCATATCCGCACCCCGATGTCGCTCAGCGTGCTCGGCTGCGTGGTCAACGGCCCCGGCGAGGCGCGCGAGACCGATATCGGGATCACCGGCGGCGGTAACGGCAAGCACATGGTCTATCTGTCGGGCGTGACCGATCACCATGTTCAGGACGCCGGCATGATCGAGCACATCGTCCGGCTGGTCGAGGCCAAGGCCGCCGAGATCGAAGCCGCCGAGAGCGCCGCGGCCCAGGCGGCGGCGTGA